TACCTACTACCAGAACAGTGGAGGTACGTGaaaactatataagatagccTCAGGTTAAAGTAATCAAGACTTTCCCCCccaatatcttcaaccaAACGCTCATAACTACTCCAGCCCCTAGAACCATCAAAATGTATTCCTCAACTCTATCCATGTTCTTCGCCCTCCTCCTATCCTCCCATTCCCTCTGCGCTACCAACGAGCCCTGTTACGGGCCCAGCGGTCGGGCAGGTGTATGCATCACTGAAGCGTCTTGCACCTCTGCCGGCGGCACCGCCATCTCTGGTGCATGCCCTGCCGACGCCGCTAACATCAAATGCTGCTCCAAGCCAACCTGTTCTTCGGGAAACTGCCGCTGGAGCTCTGATTGCGCGGGCACCTCAGCTAGCAACCAGTGCCCTGGACCTGCGCAGATGAAATGCTGCTCTTCTGCTGCCACAGGCTTCGGGGGGTATTCTGCTCCCACGATCCCAGCTGTCGGTGCTTGCAAGCAAGTTTCTGTCAACGCTGCCAAGGTTGTGGTGAATCAGTTTCCCGGTAGGATCAGGGAAATTGGATGTAAGAGAGACTGCTCTTGTCCTGGATCTTCTGACCATTGCTGCGGTCTTGCAACTGACTTCATGTGTTCTGACGCCGGCGGTGTAAGTGCCCACTTCGATCATCTGCTAGACGAAAACATTTGAAACTGATGGAACACAGTCTGCTACCCTTTCTGGAAAAGAAATCGCCGAGTGGTGCATGAGGAACCGCAAcactctcaacctcaagtaTGTTATTTGGGGACAGAAGATCTGGACTACCTCTGTCGATAAGACTGAGAAGAACTGGGAGAATTGGCGAACCATGGAAGATCGCGGTGACCTGACTCAGAACCATTGGTGGGTAACTGCTGCATCAATATTGAGGTCAGATCAGCTAACAGATTCTAGGGACCATGTCCACGTCTCTTACAATGGTTAGAGCCGAAACTCGCGAGAATGGAGATCTGAAGGTACCAACCGGGCAATATTGAGGAACTTCCGGCGCCACTGCAATTTGGACAAAACATAAGTAGTAGTCTTGGTCATTCAACATCATATAGCAATTTTTAACACCGTCCGAAGTGTGACTGCCTTGTGGTATCTCGTCTAATATCTACCCTCAACGCCAGGCAACTGCAAGTAACTGTCTCGAAGTGTAATCATATTGCCAAAATCAagtccatcatccatcaaaaCGCCGAGAACGAAGATCCCACCGATTTTAGCCCCCAAATGCTTCATTGACTACCTCACCCTCATCCGGTGTCACCTCCAGTTCGAGCAGCTCATGGGCTGCCTCAACTGTCTCTCCATCGATCCCGGCCTCCATTACTAaatcttcttcggcaaaaGCAAGTCTTCCTAAAGCGAGAAGATACCTTTGGCTTCCCCCATGAGCCATTGAGAGCTTCTCGCTAATGTCTGCTAGATTGGCGGTATCGGGACCAGTCACTAAAGCATGTATCAAGAAGACGCATTGTGAGATGATTCGATATAAGCCGGCGGAGTACGACGTCGTAGTCGATCCCTGCCGTATATCCTTAGTCTCGAATGTTTGTGGTAAGATGTTAAAAGGGATTGGTTGGTCGTACAGCTCGTCTATAGACATGCTGAGGCAGGCCACAAGGCGAGGGAGAGCTAGACTGTGAGACGCAAGCTCCTTAGCGCCAAAAGGATGGCGCGAAAAGGCGATGAGCGTACGCAAAGCAGCCAAGCATAACGTAGATTTCTCATGGCGGGTAGTTACTGATGGGTGGTAATCCGTAAGCTTGTTTGTAACATGGTTGATGACATGACTAGCGACATGAGTATCTTCGTCGTCTGTAATTGGACCTATTGAGTCTGGAAGTGCAGAGGTTGTCAGGAGCTCTAGCATGCCCAAGATATCGGAAAGTTCTTGCTTTGGGCTCAGAAGTTTGTAGACCATGTCAGGTTTTATGCATCGCCAAAAGACTGTCGACTTGGGCTTGATTTCATCTTCTGTCACATCCATTACAGTGGAACAAGCCAAAGCGCTTATATACAAGACTGATAAGATATCAACGATCTTGATATGTTCCTTCATTGACTGAAAGTCATCATTCTTCAGCCGTCGTTCACCTTCCCGTATGCGGTGCTGCCATTCAGCCAAAGTGCAGATTGTGGCTTGCGCGGGAGGTGTCAGGTTCGGCAAAACGAAGGGAACGACTTCTGACGCGTGGAgtgagaagatgaaagagaTGATTGAGAGCAAATACTTGATAGGCTCCCAGAGCTGCTCCTCATGGCAACGATTCCACATGTTGACCATAAGATTTGCAAAGTCCACAAGTAGCTGCATCGGTCGATCGGGACTTCCCATCAGAGGTATTTTTTGGAATATGATGGCGGAAAGCGAGGTATCTTTGTCATCTTTGAAGGAAAATCGAGATAATGTGTCCAGTGTTGGGCGAGGAGCTCCATGATCGAGCACAAGTGGTAGAAACTAGGGACGATGAGCATAGTGCCAACCA
This genomic stretch from Fusarium fujikuroi IMI 58289 draft genome, chromosome FFUJ_chr09 harbors:
- a CDS encoding uvs3-like protein is translated as MDLDDEFSDDGFDDIPANALQELEDNAIQLTQAQAQPKPLTQRPRFESPEIVWIEDDDLDTTEVTNDAGVPIGRPVVDGNLQQNQSSQSYYLDSRRSVPPPNPRWNPVVEPSKRRLMGQAPQQPYNAGPPHQPMYTSQQFQTQSSNFVRAQSSQFARPAVPQNRPGASQQSQNQPGDILSALQHRVRALEDQLKAAMGEASIVRSNFVKSNEEHAAEVARLNKINAEQLAKQERIAEAAVAAEQNANTELQFLQRDMREVSDRVRRKEPAVETTGGVTTPKKANKSWVADGFDEMDIVVSPSKGQGRSRNPDSVALHVGERTPSKGKRKRPTVDSPIMALETHTDSFASSTGKAEAPVHQPPLVVAPSPAVLFEFLPLVLDHGAPRPTLDTLSRFSFKDDKDTSLSAIIFQKIPLMGSPDRPMQLLVDFANLMVNMWNRCHEEQLWEPIKYLLSIISFIFSLHASEVVPFVLPNLTPPAQATICTLAEWQHRIREGERRLKNDDFQSMKEHIKIVDILSVLYISALACSTVMDVTEDEIKPKSTVFWRCIKPDMVYKLLSPKQELSDILGMLELLTTSALPDSIGPITDDEDTHVASHVINHVTNKLTDYHPSVTTRHEKSTLCLAALRTLIAFSRHPFGAKELASHSLALPRLVACLSMSIDELYDQPIPFNILPQTFETKDIRQGSTTTSYSAGLYRIISQCVFLIHALVTGPDTANLADISEKLSMAHGGSQRYLLALGRLAFAEEDLVMEAGIDGETVEAAHELLELEVTPDEGEVVNEAFGG